One Brassica napus cultivar Da-Ae chromosome C4, Da-Ae, whole genome shotgun sequence genomic region harbors:
- the LOC106391188 gene encoding LOW QUALITY PROTEIN: dirigent protein 21 (The sequence of the model RefSeq protein was modified relative to this genomic sequence to represent the inferred CDS: inserted 2 bases in 1 codon), which produces MARLVLLALFSALLLATTITTSEAFSRTVKAPYQAHKPKKLTHLHFYFHDIVSGDKPTTAIVAVGPTTNTSASAFGMVVVIDDPLTVGPEITSEEVGRAQGMYASADQKNLGLFVAFNLVFTKGEFAGSTASLYGRNPVMSKVREMPIIAGTGAFRFYTGQNLXTFNTTSGNAVVEYNVYIWH; this is translated from the exons ATGGCTAGACTTGTTCTTCTTGCCCTGTTCTCAGCTCTTCTTCTTGCAACCACCATCACAACATCGGAAGCTTTCTCAAGAACAGTGAAGGCACCATATCAAGCACATAAGCCGAAGAAGCTAACCCACCTCCACTTCTACTTCCATGACATTGTCTCCGGAGACAAACCAACCACGGCCATAGTCGCTGTAGGTCCAACTACAAACACATCTGCATCCGCTTTCGGCATGGTTGTAGTCATTGACGACCCTTTGACCGTTGGACCCGAGATCACCTCAGAGGAAGTAGGGAGAGCCCAAGGGATGTACGCATCAGCCGACCAGAAGAATTTAGGTTTGTTTGTGGCGTTTAACTTGGTGTTCACAAAAGGTGAGTTTGCCGGCAGCACGGCGTCGTTATATGGTCGTAATCCGGTAATGTCAAAGGTGAGAGAGATGCCGATCATCGCAGGCACGGGTGCTTTCAGGTTTTACACAGGCCAAAACCT TACGTTCAATACTACGAGTGGAAATGCTGTGGTCGAGTACAATGTCTATATTTGGCATTAA
- the LOC106391189 gene encoding dirigent protein 17 yields the protein MDNTVSIKQETPQPLPLGIYEIPGEPAVVINGVPDEPKTESIIAKDEPKSSSAASIGCGEWLEGREVRKFFLGQYYSGTVTKFDKGTGWYMVEYEDGDSEELDWYELEEVLLPMDVTVPLRSVSLWILKNRQTQAQAYGSMPKR from the coding sequence ATGGACAACACCGTGAGCATTAAGCAAGAAACACCACAGCCTCTTCCTCTAGGGATCTATGAAATACCAGGTGAGCCTGCGGTTGTTATCAACGGTGTCCCTGATGAGCCTAAAACAGAGTCCATAATAGCCAAAGACGAACCAAAATCATCGAGTGCCGCCTCTATAGGGTGTGGCGAATGGCTTGAAGGTAGAGAAGTTCGGAAGTTTTTCTTGGGTCAGTACTATTCCGGTACGGTGACAAAGTTCGACAAAGGCACTGGTTGGTACATGGTTGAGTATGAAGATGGGGATTCTGAAGAACTTGATTGGTATGAGCTTGAAGAAGTGCTTCTACCTATGGACGTTACTGTACCACTGAGATCAGTCTCGTTATGGATCCTTAAGAATCGTCAGACACAGGCTCAAGCTTATGGATCCATGCCGAAACGCTAG